In Hemibagrus wyckioides isolate EC202008001 linkage group LG21, SWU_Hwy_1.0, whole genome shotgun sequence, the following proteins share a genomic window:
- the card19 gene encoding caspase recruitment domain family, member 19 isoform X2: MSWECQNKGQDKGTKMGDSFLEQLKADSWFLKSDRRLDTELVDKIILQLNRIHPQILTDKEATKFRDLDVPTCLRLAELLTHLQEKGEEACREFYRALHLHVEEVYYSLPTRLRRRRESADPVLRPAFRPTERYTLNQQGPLFFLSCFSAAVGAALLYYYGDVKAVSGSSSALGFAALRFGRKIREVLIWYTDDGRGR; the protein is encoded by the exons ATGTCATGGGAGTGCCAAAACAAAGGGCAGGACAAGGGAACCAAGATGGGAG ACAGCTTTCTAGAGCAGTTAAAGGCAGACAGCTGGTTCCTGAAGTCGGACCGGCGCCTGGACACCGAGCTGGTGGATAAAATCATTCTGCAGCTGAATAGAATCCACCCCCAGATCCTCACGGACAAGGAGGCCACCAAG TTTCGAGATCTGGACGTACCCACATGTTTGCGACTGGCCGAGCTGCTCACACACCTGCAGGAGAAAGGAGAGGAAGCGTGCCGAGAGTTTTACCGTGCGCTTCACCTGCATGTGGAGGAGGTGTATTATAGCCTCCCTACACGCCTCCGCCGCCGCCGGG AATCTGCTGATCCGGTGCTGAGACCCGCCTTCAGACCCACTGAGAGATACACATTAAACCAACAGG gTCCTCTGTTCTTTCTCAGCTGTTTCAGTGCGGCTGTAGGAGCAGCGTTACTGTATTATTACGGAG atgtgaaggCAGTGTCGGGTTCGAGCAGCGCTCTGGGCTTCGCCGCTCTCAGGTTTGGGAGGAAGATCCGGGAGGTTCTGATCTGGTACACAGATGACGGGCGGGGCCGATAA
- the card19 gene encoding caspase recruitment domain family, member 19 isoform X1: MSDSFLEQLKADSWFLKSDRRLDTELVDKIILQLNRIHPQILTDKEATKFRDLDVPTCLRLAELLTHLQEKGEEACREFYRALHLHVEEVYYSLPTRLRRRRESADPVLRPAFRPTERYTLNQQGELQSLLKTRDTRDSVHPVYYTDLSLSLSLSLTAGPLFFLSCFSAAVGAALLYYYGDVKAVSGSSSALGFAALRFGRKIREVLIWYTDDGRGR; encoded by the exons ATGTCAGACAGCTTTCTAGAGCAGTTAAAGGCAGACAGCTGGTTCCTGAAGTCGGACCGGCGCCTGGACACCGAGCTGGTGGATAAAATCATTCTGCAGCTGAATAGAATCCACCCCCAGATCCTCACGGACAAGGAGGCCACCAAG TTTCGAGATCTGGACGTACCCACATGTTTGCGACTGGCCGAGCTGCTCACACACCTGCAGGAGAAAGGAGAGGAAGCGTGCCGAGAGTTTTACCGTGCGCTTCACCTGCATGTGGAGGAGGTGTATTATAGCCTCCCTACACGCCTCCGCCGCCGCCGGG AATCTGCTGATCCGGTGCTGAGACCCGCCTTCAGACCCACTGAGAGATACACATTAAACCAACAGGGTGAGCTGCAATCCCTTCTGAAGACAAGAGATACACGTGATTCTGTCCATCCTGTGTACTatactgatctctctctctctctctctctctctctcactgcaggTCCTCTGTTCTTTCTCAGCTGTTTCAGTGCGGCTGTAGGAGCAGCGTTACTGTATTATTACGGAG atgtgaaggCAGTGTCGGGTTCGAGCAGCGCTCTGGGCTTCGCCGCTCTCAGGTTTGGGAGGAAGATCCGGGAGGTTCTGATCTGGTACACAGATGACGGGCGGGGCCGATAA
- the bicd2 gene encoding protein bicaudal D homolog 2: MEQEGFPGSEPIPEDGVEGLRSELERLSRELSETSRDKIRAAEYGLAVLEEKQQLQQRYDELETEYEAQRHELDQLKEAYGQAHSAQRKVAEDGESREESLILESASKEAYYEQRVQELQAELRQAKTTLASTQSENERLSSITLELRESAELLELQRTRLRDDIREYKVRESRLLQDYSELEEENISLQKQVSTLKQGQVEFEGLKHEIRRLEEEAQYLNSQLEEAVRLREIGERQLSEALETVKSEREQKAALRKELTHHMTLGDSLLSGSLDGLRLSDSNEPNNDEAMRAFENGLAKIADDNDDDNISSMPKKSLVDDLLSELNICEIQKLKQQLHQVEREKVALVSSLQESQKQLAQTRGALARLSEDFGATRRIQVAKDKEKEKVSGEDGEVDYYELDIHGPEILRCKYEASVAEAGELREELKLLKAELEEVRVAHEEVRARLESQVRDLSSQVCSLESEGRTERAQLARLQRELDEVNTAAGETRRTLGVAQDELASFSEELANLYHHVCVCNNETPSRVTLDFYREGKDGKEDKNKKDDKEVTRKTDNASSTENAARPASASVRDSRKEPMDVCVLAEMIREQMRHLQQAVERGTQLARQRLAPLELATVPDKEQAACMEEILKLRSLLSTKREQIATLRAVLKANKQTAEVALANLKSKYENEKTIVTETMLKLRNELKALKEDAATFSSLRAMFATRCDEYVTQLDDMQRQLAAAEDEKKTLNSLLRMAIQQKLALTQRLEDLEFHNEQERRGSAAAASARSKGPFSKSKNLH, encoded by the exons GCATACGGTCAGGCCCACTCCGCCCAGAGGAAGGTTGCGGAGGATGGTGAGAGTCGTGAGGAGTCCCTCATCCTGGAGTCGGCATCTAAGGAAGCATATTACGAGCAGAGGGTGCAGGAGCTGCAGGCCGAGCTGAGGCAGGCAAAAACTACCCTCGCTAGCACGCAGAGCGAGAACGAGCGCCTCAGCAGCATCACGCTGGAGCTGAGGGAG agtGCCGAGCTGCTGGAGCTGCAGCGAACTCGTCTGCGTGATGACATCCGAGAGTATAAAGTCAGAGAGTCTCGGCTGCTGCAGGACTACAgcgagctggaggaggagaacatcAGCCTGCAGAAACAAGTGTCCACGCTGAAGCAGGGCCAG GTGGAGTTCGAGGGTCTAAAGCATGAGATCAGGAGGCTAGAGGAGGAGGCACAGTACCTGAACAGCCAGCTGGAGGAAGCCGTGCGTCTGCGTGAGATCGGCGAGCGTCAGCTGAGCGAGGCTCTGGAGACGGTGAAGAGCGAACGTGAGCAGAAAGCGGCACTGCGCAAAGAGCTCACGCATCACATGACTCTGGGAGACTCTCTCCTCAGCGGCTCACTGGATGGACTCAGACTTAGCGACTCAAACGAGCCCAACAATGACGAGGCCATGCGCGCTTTTGAGAACGGGCTCGCGAAGATAGCTGACGACAACGACGACGATAACATTTCATCCATGCCGAAGAAGAGTCTGGTGGACGACCTGCTGAGCGAACTAAACATCTGCGAGATCCAGAAGCTCAAACAGCAGCTGCACCAG GTGGAGCGAGAGAAAGTGGCGCTCGTCTCCTCCCTCCAGGAGTCTCAGAAGCAATTAGCACAGACGCGAGGAGCGCTAGCACGCCTGAGTGAAGATTTTGGAGCCACGCGACGCATCCAGGTTGCAAAGgacaaagagaaggagaaggtaAGCGGCGAGGACGGAGAGGTGGACTATTACGAGCTGGACATTCACGGCCCTGAGATCCTGCGCTGCAAATATGAGGCATCAGTGGCTGAGGCTGGAGAGCTGAGGGAGGAGCTTAAGTTGCTAAAGGCGGAGCTTGAGGAG gTAAGGGTGGCGCATGAGGAGGTCCGTGCACGGCTGGAGAGCCAGGTGCGTGATCTCTCGTCTCAGGTGTGCTCGCTGGAGAGCGAGGGACGGACGGAGCGGGCACAGCTGGCACGGCTGCAGAGGGAGCTGGACGAGGTGAACACAGCTGCAGGCGAGACCCGGAGGACGCTTGGAGTGGCTCAGGATGAGCTGGCTTCGTTCAGCGAGGAGCTTGCTAACCTCTATCACCACGTCTGTGTGTGCAACAACGAGACGCCCAGCCGTGTCACGCTCGACTTCTACAGAGAGGGAAAAGACGGCAAAGAGGACAAGAATAAGAAAGACGACAAAGAGGTAACGCGAAAAACAGATAACGCGAGCTCAACCGAAAACGCCGCTAGACCTGCCTCGGCTTCTGTGAGAGACTCGAGGAAAGAGCCGATGGACGTGTGTGTCCTGGCCGAGATGATTCGGGAGCAGATGCGGCACCTGCAGCAGGCCGTGGAGCGAGGTACACAGCTGGCGAGGCAGAGGCTGGCACCGCTGGAGCTTGCCACCGTGCCTGATAAAGAACAGGCAGCCTGCATGGAGGAGATCCTCAAACTCAGGTCACTGCTGAGCACCAAACGGGAACAGATCGCCACGCTCAGGGCCGTGCTCAAAGCCAACAAACAG ACGGCCGAGGTCGCTCTCGCTAATCTGAAGAGTAAGTACGAGAATGAGAAGACCATCGTGACAGAGACCATGCTGAAGCTCAGGAACGAGCTAAAGGCTCTGAAAGAGGACGCAGCGACCTTCTCCTCCCTCAGAGCCATGTTCGCCACCAG atgtGATGAGTATGTGACTCAGCTGGATGACATGCAGAGGCAGCTGGCGGCGGCTGAGGATGAGAAGAAGACACTGAACTCGTTGTTGCGCATGGCCATCCAGCAGAAGCTGGCACTCACGCAGCGCCTGGAGGACCTTGAGTTCCACAACGAGCAGGAGCGCAGAGGAAGTGCGGCCGCCGCCTCGGCCCGCTCCAAAGGGCCCTTCTCTAAGAGCAAGAACCTGCAC TAA
- the card19 gene encoding caspase recruitment domain family, member 19 isoform X3 — translation MSDSFLEQLKADSWFLKSDRRLDTELVDKIILQLNRIHPQILTDKEATKFRDLDVPTCLRLAELLTHLQEKGEEACREFYRALHLHVEEVYYSLPTRLRRRRESADPVLRPAFRPTERYTLNQQGPLFFLSCFSAAVGAALLYYYGDVKAVSGSSSALGFAALRFGRKIREVLIWYTDDGRGR, via the exons ATGTCAGACAGCTTTCTAGAGCAGTTAAAGGCAGACAGCTGGTTCCTGAAGTCGGACCGGCGCCTGGACACCGAGCTGGTGGATAAAATCATTCTGCAGCTGAATAGAATCCACCCCCAGATCCTCACGGACAAGGAGGCCACCAAG TTTCGAGATCTGGACGTACCCACATGTTTGCGACTGGCCGAGCTGCTCACACACCTGCAGGAGAAAGGAGAGGAAGCGTGCCGAGAGTTTTACCGTGCGCTTCACCTGCATGTGGAGGAGGTGTATTATAGCCTCCCTACACGCCTCCGCCGCCGCCGGG AATCTGCTGATCCGGTGCTGAGACCCGCCTTCAGACCCACTGAGAGATACACATTAAACCAACAGG gTCCTCTGTTCTTTCTCAGCTGTTTCAGTGCGGCTGTAGGAGCAGCGTTACTGTATTATTACGGAG atgtgaaggCAGTGTCGGGTTCGAGCAGCGCTCTGGGCTTCGCCGCTCTCAGGTTTGGGAGGAAGATCCGGGAGGTTCTGATCTGGTACACAGATGACGGGCGGGGCCGATAA